One Cervus canadensis isolate Bull #8, Minnesota chromosome 1, ASM1932006v1, whole genome shotgun sequence genomic window carries:
- the SERPINF2 gene encoding alpha-2-antiplasmin isoform X1: MALLWGLLVLSLSCLPSPCSAQFSPVSAMEPLGLQLMGGQAQEKLPPLSLLKLGNQEPGGQIAPKKAPGECKASPTPEQTRRLAQAMMTFTTDLFSLVAQSSTRPNLILSPLSVALALSHVALGAQNQTLQRLKQVLHADSGPCLPHLLSHLCQELGPGAFRLAARMYLQKGFPIKEDFLEQSEQLFRSKPMSLTGRKGEDLANINQWVKEATEGKIEDFLSDLPDDTVLLLLNAIHFQGFWRSKFDPNLTQRGTFHLDEQFTVPVDMMQALTYPLHWFLLEQPEIQVAHFPFKNNMSFVVLMPTSFEWNVSQVLANLTWDILHQPSLRERPTKVQLPKLRLKYQLDLVATLSQLGLQELFQAPDLRGISDERLVVSSVQHQSALELSEAGVEAAAATSTAMSRMSLSSFIVNRPFLFFILEDSMSLPLFVGSVRNPNPGAQPERKEQQDSPDGRDSFQDHKGLPRGDKPFDPDLKLGPPSEEDYPQPSSPK, translated from the exons ATGGCGCTGCTCTGGGGGCTCCTGGTGCTCAGCCTCTCCTGCCTGCCAAGCCCGTGCTCAGCG cAGTTCTCTCCTGTGAGCGCCATGGAGCCCTTGGGTCTGCAG ctAATGGGCGGGCAGGCCCAGGAGAAGCTGCCCCCACTTTCCCTCCTCAAGCTGGGCAACCAG GAGCCAGGTGGCCAGATTGCCCCGAAGAAGGCCCCAGGAGAATGCAAGGCGTCCCCAACCCCGGAGCAGACACGCAGGCTGGCCCAGGCCATGATGACCTTCACCACAGACCTCttctccctggtggcccaaagCTCCACCAGGCCCAACCTCATCCTGTCGCCTCTGAGTGTGGCCCTGGCACTGTCTCACGTGGCACTAG GTGCTCAGAACCAAACGCTGCAAAGGCTGAAACAGGTGCTGCACGCAGACTCAgggccctgcctcccccacctgCTCAGCCACCTCTGCCAGGAACTGGGGCCTGGGGCTTTCCGGTTGGCTGCCAGAATGTACCTGCAGAAAG GATTTCCCATCAAAGAGGACTTCCTGGAACAATCAGAACAGCTATTTCGTTCAAAGCCCATGAGCCTGAcgggaaggaagggggaggacCTGGCAAACATCAACCAATGGGTGAAGGAGGCCACGGAGGGGAAGATCGAGGATTTCCTCTCAGATCTGCCAGATGACACAGTGTTGCTTCTCCTCAATGCCATCCATTTCCAGG GCTTCTGGAGGAGCAAGTTCGACCCGAACCTCACACAGAGAGGCACTTTCCACCTGGACGAGCAGTTCACGGTGCCGGTGGACATGATGCAAGCCCTCACATACCCACTGCACTGGTTCCTGCTGGAGCAGCCTGAGATCCAG GTGGCTCATTTCCCTTTTAAGAACAACATGAGCTTCGTGGTCCTGATGCCCACCAGCTTTGAGTGGAATGTGTCCCAGGTGCTGGCCAACCTGACCTGGGACATTCTGCACCAGCCCTCGCTGCGGGAGAGGCCCACCAAGGTCCAGCTGCCTAAGCTGCGTCTCAAATACCAACTGGACCTGGTGGCCACCCTCAGCCAGCTGG GCCTGCAGGAGTTATTCCAGGCCCCGGACCTTCGTGGGATCTCCGATGAGAGGCTGGTGGTGTCCAGCGTGCAGCATCAGTCGGCGCTGGAGCTCAGCGAGGCCGGCGTGGAGGCGGCCGCGGCAACCAGCACAGCCATGTCCCGCATGTCCCTGTCCTCCTTCATCGTGAACCGccccttcctcttcttcatccTCGAGGACAGCATGAGCCTGCCCCTCTTCGTGGGCAGCGTGAGGAACCCCAACCCTGGCGCGCAGCCGGAACGCAAGGAGCAGCAGGACTCTCCCGACGGCAGGGACTCTTTCCAGGATCACAAAGGCCTCCCCCGCGGAGACAAGCCCTTCGACCCAGACTTGAAACTTGGGCCCCCCTCGGAAGAGGATTACCCTCAGCCCAGCAGCCCCAAGTGA
- the SERPINF2 gene encoding alpha-2-antiplasmin isoform X2 — translation MALLWGLLVLSLSCLPSPCSAFSPVSAMEPLGLQLMGGQAQEKLPPLSLLKLGNQEPGGQIAPKKAPGECKASPTPEQTRRLAQAMMTFTTDLFSLVAQSSTRPNLILSPLSVALALSHVALGAQNQTLQRLKQVLHADSGPCLPHLLSHLCQELGPGAFRLAARMYLQKGFPIKEDFLEQSEQLFRSKPMSLTGRKGEDLANINQWVKEATEGKIEDFLSDLPDDTVLLLLNAIHFQGFWRSKFDPNLTQRGTFHLDEQFTVPVDMMQALTYPLHWFLLEQPEIQVAHFPFKNNMSFVVLMPTSFEWNVSQVLANLTWDILHQPSLRERPTKVQLPKLRLKYQLDLVATLSQLGLQELFQAPDLRGISDERLVVSSVQHQSALELSEAGVEAAAATSTAMSRMSLSSFIVNRPFLFFILEDSMSLPLFVGSVRNPNPGAQPERKEQQDSPDGRDSFQDHKGLPRGDKPFDPDLKLGPPSEEDYPQPSSPK, via the exons ATGGCGCTGCTCTGGGGGCTCCTGGTGCTCAGCCTCTCCTGCCTGCCAAGCCCGTGCTCAGCG TTCTCTCCTGTGAGCGCCATGGAGCCCTTGGGTCTGCAG ctAATGGGCGGGCAGGCCCAGGAGAAGCTGCCCCCACTTTCCCTCCTCAAGCTGGGCAACCAG GAGCCAGGTGGCCAGATTGCCCCGAAGAAGGCCCCAGGAGAATGCAAGGCGTCCCCAACCCCGGAGCAGACACGCAGGCTGGCCCAGGCCATGATGACCTTCACCACAGACCTCttctccctggtggcccaaagCTCCACCAGGCCCAACCTCATCCTGTCGCCTCTGAGTGTGGCCCTGGCACTGTCTCACGTGGCACTAG GTGCTCAGAACCAAACGCTGCAAAGGCTGAAACAGGTGCTGCACGCAGACTCAgggccctgcctcccccacctgCTCAGCCACCTCTGCCAGGAACTGGGGCCTGGGGCTTTCCGGTTGGCTGCCAGAATGTACCTGCAGAAAG GATTTCCCATCAAAGAGGACTTCCTGGAACAATCAGAACAGCTATTTCGTTCAAAGCCCATGAGCCTGAcgggaaggaagggggaggacCTGGCAAACATCAACCAATGGGTGAAGGAGGCCACGGAGGGGAAGATCGAGGATTTCCTCTCAGATCTGCCAGATGACACAGTGTTGCTTCTCCTCAATGCCATCCATTTCCAGG GCTTCTGGAGGAGCAAGTTCGACCCGAACCTCACACAGAGAGGCACTTTCCACCTGGACGAGCAGTTCACGGTGCCGGTGGACATGATGCAAGCCCTCACATACCCACTGCACTGGTTCCTGCTGGAGCAGCCTGAGATCCAG GTGGCTCATTTCCCTTTTAAGAACAACATGAGCTTCGTGGTCCTGATGCCCACCAGCTTTGAGTGGAATGTGTCCCAGGTGCTGGCCAACCTGACCTGGGACATTCTGCACCAGCCCTCGCTGCGGGAGAGGCCCACCAAGGTCCAGCTGCCTAAGCTGCGTCTCAAATACCAACTGGACCTGGTGGCCACCCTCAGCCAGCTGG GCCTGCAGGAGTTATTCCAGGCCCCGGACCTTCGTGGGATCTCCGATGAGAGGCTGGTGGTGTCCAGCGTGCAGCATCAGTCGGCGCTGGAGCTCAGCGAGGCCGGCGTGGAGGCGGCCGCGGCAACCAGCACAGCCATGTCCCGCATGTCCCTGTCCTCCTTCATCGTGAACCGccccttcctcttcttcatccTCGAGGACAGCATGAGCCTGCCCCTCTTCGTGGGCAGCGTGAGGAACCCCAACCCTGGCGCGCAGCCGGAACGCAAGGAGCAGCAGGACTCTCCCGACGGCAGGGACTCTTTCCAGGATCACAAAGGCCTCCCCCGCGGAGACAAGCCCTTCGACCCAGACTTGAAACTTGGGCCCCCCTCGGAAGAGGATTACCCTCAGCCCAGCAGCCCCAAGTGA